The segment TACCAACATACCAAAGCCATCGCTGACATTATTCAGACCTAAGGATTTGCAGTAGGCAATAAAAGGTGTGTCACTACCTTTGGCATATTGCATGTCATAACAGGCGTGGGCTAATGATAAAATTGAGGCGTCAACGGCGGCGGTATGCCCGCTTAATCCAGCCGAAGTTGCATTGATCACCAAATCATAGGCTTGCGCAGGAATCGCATCCATCGCAACAGCCTCAATTGTGCCGTAAAGCTTAAACTTATCTGCCAGTTGTTGCGCTTTTTCTAGGGTACGGTTAGCCAAGATAATCTGCTGTTGTGCTTCCAATAAGGGTAGTAATACCCCTTTGGTTGCCCCGCCGGCACCTAAAATCAAAATGCGTTGTTGAGGCTGAATCCAACCTAAGCGTTGTAAATCCGTCACTAAACCAATGCCATCGGTATTGTCCGCATAAAGTTTACCGTTAGATAATTTTTTTAGTGTATTACAGGCTTCTGCCAGTTTTGCCCGTTCGCTATGTTCTTCAGCGAGCGCATAGGCGCGTTCTTTAAATGGTGCAGTGATATTGCAACCTTGCGCTCCTTCAGCAAAAAAGACTTTTAATTGCTGCTCAAAATTCTCAAGGTCACCTAATTTGGCAATATATTCCATCGTTTGCTGAGTTTGCTTGGCAAATAAGCGATGAATCACCGGGGATTTACTTTGAGCAATTGGGTTACCCCAAACGGCATAGTGCTGCATATCTTATCCTTGTCTGAAAAGTTGGTTTGTGAGCAAATCGCGGATTTCCGATGGATTTTGTGCTTGACCAACCACTTCATCAAGCACGGGAAAATCTGCCCCAAATTGGGAACGCACAGCATCTGCGTTGCGGCAAGGTGATTTACCGGTTAAGTTCGCGCTAGTCGAGGTGAGGGCAAAGCCTGTTTTTTCGCACAAGGCTTTGACGGCAGGATGAGTACATAAACGCACCGCAATGCTATTAAATTGCCCCGTCAGAAAATGTGGGACTTCTGCCTTTGCTGGCACCACCCAGGTAATCGGATGATCGTATTGCGCCTGTAAGCGTGAAAGTTGTTCGTCAGACAAATGGGAAAAATCGATAAATTGCTGTAAAAAATGCAAGTTAGGCGCGACTAAAATAAGGCCTTTTTCAATCGGGCGTTGTTTTAAATCAAGCAATTTTCTGACCGCACTTTCACTTAGCGGATTACAGCCCAAACCGAATACCGCCTCAGTAGGATAGGCAACGACTTCGTCTTGCATTAAACAGGCGGCAATTTGTTGTATATTCATTTTTCGTTCTCAAAAATATGTCGACAGCCTTTGTTCGCACATTGCCACACTTGCTGTTCGGCATTTTCACTTTTTAATAGTGCTAGTGGAAAATGGCATTGTGGGCAAGGCATGGCATAGGGTTTTGCCGGCAAGGAAAATTTGCAATGGGGAAAGTTATCGCAGCCATAAAAGATTTTCCCTTGTCGTCCACGGCGAGCAACTAAATGTCCTTTATGGCATTCCGGACAGTCAATAGATTGTTCTTCGTCTTGTTGCTCATGTACCACAAAATCACAATCGGGATAATGACTGCAACCAATAAACATCCCAAAAGCACCTTGTTTGAGTTGGAGTGGATTGCCACATTGTGGGCAGGTTTCATCAAGCTCTTTCAATACCTTATGTTCCACTTTATGCAAGGGACGCAAATAATCACAAGCGGGATATGCTGTACAACTTAAAAACAGCCCCTTTTTCCCCTGTTTCATTTGCAAAGGCGCGCCGCATTGTGGGCAATATTCTTCGTGTTTTGTGTGTTGGAAAAGGCTTTGACTCATACGCTGTCCCTATGCTTGTAGCATTGTTTCCAATTCTTCCTGGGCCGCTAACCAATCCATTTCGACTTCTTCCAATGCTTTCTTCACCTCTACTTGCAGTGCCAAAAGTGCGGTCAATTTTTCTTTATTTTCTGCGCTGTAGAGTTCGGAATCAGCCAATTGGTTTTCAATTTCCGTAAGATTGGAGGAATGTTTATTCATTTTTTCCTCCAATTGAGAGATTTGTTTACGAAGAGGCGCAGTTTGTTGGCGAAGTTCGGCCTCGCGACGTTTTTGTTCCTTGCGGTTTTGCATGGAATTTTCATTGTCGTCATTTTTCTCCGAGGATTTATTTTCTGGCGCACTATTTTGTTCATTCAGCCATTTTTGATAATCCTCTAAATCGCCTTTGAATTCTTCCACTTTTTTATCGCGTACCAAATAGAATTCTTCCACGGTATTACGTAGTAGGTGACGATCATGGGAAACTACTACCAAAGATCCCTCGTAATCCACCAGCGCTTCGGTTAATGCCTGACGCATATCCAAATCCAAATGGTTGGTTGGTTCATCGAGCAGTAATAAGTTTGGTCGTTGCCAAACAATCAGCGCTAGCACCAAACGGGCTTTTTCCCCACCGGAAAAGGCTTTCACCGCTTGATTAACTTTGTCACCATGGAATGCAAAACTCCCGAGGTAATCCCGTACCTGTTGCTCCGTTTGCTCTGGTGCGAGCTTCTGCATATGCCACAAGGCAGACTCATCTGCACGTAGCGTATCAAGCTGATGTTGAGCAAAATAGCCGAGTTGTACGCCTTTAGCTAATTGCACAGTACCGGAAAGCGCCGTGAGCTCTCCCGCTAATAATTTAATTAAGGTCGATTTCCCTGCACCATTTTTCCCTAACAAACCAATGCGTGAACCCGGCACTAAATTCAGCTTAATTTTACTTAAAATTTCTACCGCACTTTCACCGTTACCATAACCTGCGCTCGCCTGTTCAATCATCACCAAGGGATTTGGCAAGGATTGTGGTGGACGAAATTCAAAGGTAAAAGGATTATCCACATAAGCCGGTGCAATCAGTTCCATGCGCTCTAAGGCTTTCATACGGCTTTGTGCTTGTTTGGCTTTGGTTGCTTTGGCTTTAAATCGATCGATATACTTTTGTAAATGAGATATCTTTTGTTGTTGCTGACGATACATCGCTGTTTGTTGTGCCAGTTTGGTTGCTCGTTGCACTTCAAAGGAGGAATAATCGCCCGTATATTCGTTGAGCTTCTGATTTTCGATATGAAGGATTTTCGTCACGATCGGATCGAGAAAATCTCGGTCGTGGGAGATTAATACCAAAGTGCCTTGATATTGCACTAACCAACGTTCTAACCAAATAACTGCATCCAAATCCAAATGGTTAGTTGGCTCATCCAGTAATAATAAATCCGATGGACAAAGCAACGCTTGTGCCAAATTCAAGCGCATCCGCCAACCACCAGAGAAGGATTTCACCGGTTGAGCGATTTCGTCTTGGCTAAAGCCCAAACCATGTAATAAGGAAGCCGCACGAGATTGAATAGTCCAAGCATCTAAGGTTTCTAATTGCCCGTGAATGCGCGCAATTGCATGACCATCATTACGCTCATTTGCTTCGTCAAGTTCCTGCTGTAAGCGGCAATATTCGCGATCCCCTTGGATCACATAATCAATGGCGGGAATATCCAATGCAGGCGTTTCTTGATTCACCCAAGATACTCGCCAGTTGGATGGATAAGTGACTTCGCCGCCCTCTGGCGTTAATTCTTTTTTTAATAGGGCAAAAAGAGAAGACTTACCACAACCATTCTTCCCCACCAAGCCGACTTTTTGTTTCGGATTGATGGTTGCCGTGGCATTTTCGAGCAATTCGGTTTGCCCGCGCTTTAGGGAAATATTATTAAATACAATCATTTTTTCGAATACATCTGAATTTGTGCCTATTTTGCAATATTTTTCCTTTTCTCGGAACAGTCTATTCCAATTTTATCGATATTTCTGCCTGAAAAAAACATGTATAATGACGCTCAACAAATCAATCATGAGGAAATAAAATGAAGCTCTCTATTCTTAATCTCGCCCCTGTTCGAGAAGGACAAACTTATTTGCAAGCCGTTGAGTCTATGGTAAGTCTTGCAAAACATGCTGAAAACATTGGCATTGAACGCTATTGGATTGCTGAGCATCATAATATGAAAAATTTGGTGAGTTCAGCGACCGCACTTTTAATTCAACATACGCTAGCCAATACAAAAACTTTGCGCGTGGGGTCAGGTGGTGTGATGTTACCGAATCATTCACCTTATGTGGTGGCTGAGCAATATGGTACACTAGAGACACTTTATCCAAACCGTGTTGAACTCGGTTTAGGCCGTGCACCTGGAACTGATATGCAAACGGCTGCGGCACTTCGTCGTGGACGAAACAGCCTAGATTTCCCTGCGGAAATTGCGGAACTTCGAGGTTACTTTAAAGATAGCAATCCTGTTTCAGCTTATCCTTCCGCAGGCTTGAATATACCGTTTTATATTTTGGGTTCCAGCACCGAAAGTGCCTATCTTGCGGCAGAACTTGGCTTGCCTTATGCCTTTGCTTCACACTTTGCGCCACGCATGATGGAAATGGCGGTGGAGATTTACCGCAAAAACTTCAAACCATCGACCTATCTTGCTGAGCCTTATGTTATCTTAGGTGTGAACGCGATTGTCGCTGAAACCGATAAAGAAGCAAGACAACTGGCGACGACACAAACACTATTTTTCTTAAATGTGGTCACTAACGCGCAACAAAATTTACAACCGCCTTTGGCATCAGAGGAAGATGTTTGGAAAGCCCAAATGCATGCCCAAAAGAAACCACACTTTGGTCCAGTCGATTTCGAGGAAATCCCGATTTACAACCAAGAGCGTGCTGTAGTGGAACAAATGACTGCTTGTTCGCTTATCGGTAGTCCTGAAAGCGTGGATTTTCAACTCAAGCAATTACGTGAGCGGGTGCATTTTGATGAAATTATGGCAGTGAGCTATATTTTTGATGAACAAAAACAAACCCAATCTTACACGATGTTGAAAGCGATTGTGGATAAGCAATAGCGAGACAAGAAGAAAAGTGCGGTAAATTTCACCGCACTTTAAATCAAAAAATACTAATAAGCCGTTTCTATCGGTAAACCAGCTTTTACCCAACCATCAAATCCACCAATGACACTAAACACATTTTCATAGCCTTGTTCAACGAGGAAAGTCGCCACATTTCGGCTGCTCACGCCATGATAACAACTCACGATAATCGGGGAGTCAAAATCCACCAGTTCTTCAAATTGTAAAAAGCTTTGGTTAGTTAAATGAAACGCCCCTTTAGCATGGGAATAGGTAAAACGTTGAGGGTCCCGAACATCAGCAAGCATGGCGCCATTTTGCACCATTTCCCAAGCTTGTTCTGGGCTAATTTCTTTAAACGACATGGTTTGTTCCTTTTGCGCGCTGTTTATACACGCCATCAAAAATAATCAGGCTCATCGCCAATACTAAACAAATGAATAACGGATAGCTGTCCGCATCCATTTCCTCTCCAATTAAAAATGAAATAATCACCATCAAAATGGTTTCAACATAACCTAGAAGGCCAAGTAAATTCATTGGCAGCATATTGCTGGCAATCACGTAAGCAATCAATGCAGAGCCACTAATGAGCCCGAGCAATACCAATAATCCCCAAATATTAGGGTTTGATTCCTGTACAGTAGCAAAATCGGTTTGAAGGGCAAAGTAAACGCTAACTGGCAATAATGAGATCATTTCTAAGCAAAAAGCACCAAGATCGGTATTTTTCAGGGCTTTTCGTATCGAGAAGTACGTGGTATAACCCACACAGATAACAATGGCTTCCCAAGATAACCCACCTTTTAGAATGATGTTAGAAATCACTCCGATTGCCGCAATTAATACCGCAATGAATTTTAATGTTGAAATTCGCTCTTTAAAAATGATCCGCCCCGCAGCCACCATCACAATTGGTAACAATAAATAACCAAAAGAAACACTTAAGGAGCTGCCATTATTAGGTGCCCATAAAAAGAGCCACATTTGATACCCCATTAATGCGCCACAAATAATATAGGAAAGGGCAAAGAGCGGTCTATTTTTAATGCGTTTTAAATGCTCAACCAAAGCTTGTTTTTGTTTAAACATGATGACGGAAAGGGCAACGAAAGGGAATGTAAACAGCATTCGATAGCCGAAAATATCCGTGCCACTGAGCGGTTTCAGTAGCGTGGAAAAATAATACATATAGCCAAATAAAAGCGAGGCTAAAAGTGAAATAAGTATGCCTCTTAACATAATAAATCCTTAGGTTAATTCTGCTTATTATTTTAGTCTAACATCTCCCAAAATGCACGAATTAGGGGGTTCGCTAAATTTCTTTTTTGAACACAAACCCCTAAATCAAACGCCTCAACAGGATTGTCTAAATTTAAACGAGACACGTCTTTTGACATCGGGTTATTATCAATCACGACATCCGGCAACATCGCTAATCCAAAACCA is part of the Haemophilus parainfluenzae ATCC 33392 genome and harbors:
- the aroE gene encoding shikimate dehydrogenase, with the translated sequence MQHYAVWGNPIAQSKSPVIHRLFAKQTQQTMEYIAKLGDLENFEQQLKVFFAEGAQGCNITAPFKERAYALAEEHSERAKLAEACNTLKKLSNGKLYADNTDGIGLVTDLQRLGWIQPQQRILILGAGGATKGVLLPLLEAQQQIILANRTLEKAQQLADKFKLYGTIEAVAMDAIPAQAYDLVINATSAGLSGHTAAVDASILSLAHACYDMQYAKGSDTPFIAYCKSLGLNNVSDGFGMLVAQAAHSFHLWCGVMPDFIAIYEQLKKDMV
- a CDS encoding Sua5/YciO/YrdC/YwlC family protein — encoded protein: MNIQQIAACLMQDEVVAYPTEAVFGLGCNPLSESAVRKLLDLKQRPIEKGLILVAPNLHFLQQFIDFSHLSDEQLSRLQAQYDHPITWVVPAKAEVPHFLTGQFNSIAVRLCTHPAVKALCEKTGFALTSTSANLTGKSPCRNADAVRSQFGADFPVLDEVVGQAQNPSEIRDLLTNQLFRQG
- a CDS encoding DNA topoisomerase family protein, which gives rise to MSQSLFQHTKHEEYCPQCGAPLQMKQGKKGLFLSCTAYPACDYLRPLHKVEHKVLKELDETCPQCGNPLQLKQGAFGMFIGCSHYPDCDFVVHEQQDEEQSIDCPECHKGHLVARRGRQGKIFYGCDNFPHCKFSLPAKPYAMPCPQCHFPLALLKSENAEQQVWQCANKGCRHIFENEK
- a CDS encoding ABC transporter ATP-binding protein, with the translated sequence MIVFNNISLKRGQTELLENATATINPKQKVGLVGKNGCGKSSLFALLKKELTPEGGEVTYPSNWRVSWVNQETPALDIPAIDYVIQGDREYCRLQQELDEANERNDGHAIARIHGQLETLDAWTIQSRAASLLHGLGFSQDEIAQPVKSFSGGWRMRLNLAQALLCPSDLLLLDEPTNHLDLDAVIWLERWLVQYQGTLVLISHDRDFLDPIVTKILHIENQKLNEYTGDYSSFEVQRATKLAQQTAMYRQQQQKISHLQKYIDRFKAKATKAKQAQSRMKALERMELIAPAYVDNPFTFEFRPPQSLPNPLVMIEQASAGYGNGESAVEILSKIKLNLVPGSRIGLLGKNGAGKSTLIKLLAGELTALSGTVQLAKGVQLGYFAQHQLDTLRADESALWHMQKLAPEQTEQQVRDYLGSFAFHGDKVNQAVKAFSGGEKARLVLALIVWQRPNLLLLDEPTNHLDLDMRQALTEALVDYEGSLVVVSHDRHLLRNTVEEFYLVRDKKVEEFKGDLEDYQKWLNEQNSAPENKSSEKNDDNENSMQNRKEQKRREAELRQQTAPLRKQISQLEEKMNKHSSNLTEIENQLADSELYSAENKEKLTALLALQVEVKKALEEVEMDWLAAQEELETMLQA
- a CDS encoding LLM class flavin-dependent oxidoreductase, whose translation is MKLSILNLAPVREGQTYLQAVESMVSLAKHAENIGIERYWIAEHHNMKNLVSSATALLIQHTLANTKTLRVGSGGVMLPNHSPYVVAEQYGTLETLYPNRVELGLGRAPGTDMQTAAALRRGRNSLDFPAEIAELRGYFKDSNPVSAYPSAGLNIPFYILGSSTESAYLAAELGLPYAFASHFAPRMMEMAVEIYRKNFKPSTYLAEPYVILGVNAIVAETDKEARQLATTQTLFFLNVVTNAQQNLQPPLASEEDVWKAQMHAQKKPHFGPVDFEEIPIYNQERAVVEQMTACSLIGSPESVDFQLKQLRERVHFDEIMAVSYIFDEQKQTQSYTMLKAIVDKQ
- the glpE gene encoding thiosulfate sulfurtransferase GlpE, whose translation is MSFKEISPEQAWEMVQNGAMLADVRDPQRFTYSHAKGAFHLTNQSFLQFEELVDFDSPIIVSCYHGVSSRNVATFLVEQGYENVFSVIGGFDGWVKAGLPIETAY
- the rarD gene encoding EamA family transporter RarD — protein: MLRGILISLLASLLFGYMYYFSTLLKPLSGTDIFGYRMLFTFPFVALSVIMFKQKQALVEHLKRIKNRPLFALSYIICGALMGYQMWLFLWAPNNGSSLSVSFGYLLLPIVMVAAGRIIFKERISTLKFIAVLIAAIGVISNIILKGGLSWEAIVICVGYTTYFSIRKALKNTDLGAFCLEMISLLPVSVYFALQTDFATVQESNPNIWGLLVLLGLISGSALIAYVIASNMLPMNLLGLLGYVETILMVIISFLIGEEMDADSYPLFICLVLAMSLIIFDGVYKQRAKGTNHVV